A region of Halobellus limi DNA encodes the following proteins:
- a CDS encoding orc1/cdc6 family replication initiation protein, which yields MGRFNRESFIIQDKDVLRDDYQPETLEERDEELDEYAAALRPVIQGWQPNNVFLYGVTGVGKTAATHDLLEELQESAGEYDDVDLNVIELNCTGCTTSYQVAVNLVNEIRSPSHPLTTVSSSREPMSETGYQQKRIFNELYNDLESIGGTILVVLDEIDNIGSDDDILYELPRARSQLDLDVKIGVVGISNDFKFRENLSPKVKDTLCEEEILFPPYDATELQNILKHRADIALYDDVLESDVIPLCAAFSAQDSGSARQALRLLRKAADIAENDAMAGGEAKITEDHVREAEHQIQRQQVVEGMHSLTRQGQYVLLTVCQLAAEGETPERTKLIYERYREVLRNHGSEPLKRRRVHDHLSDLSLHGILRLVDSSSGRGNYNEYELDVSLSSALDALESELGELNDIRETAKRHRVLE from the coding sequence ATGGGCCGATTCAATCGAGAATCGTTCATCATCCAAGACAAAGACGTCCTCCGGGATGATTACCAGCCAGAGACACTCGAGGAGCGGGACGAAGAACTCGACGAATATGCGGCCGCTCTCCGTCCCGTCATTCAGGGCTGGCAACCGAACAACGTCTTTCTCTATGGCGTTACCGGCGTCGGGAAGACAGCTGCTACGCACGATCTTCTTGAGGAGCTGCAAGAATCCGCCGGAGAGTACGACGACGTCGATCTCAACGTTATTGAACTCAACTGTACTGGCTGCACCACATCCTATCAGGTAGCGGTCAATCTCGTGAACGAGATTCGCTCTCCTTCTCACCCTCTCACCACAGTCTCGTCTTCGCGCGAACCGATGAGCGAAACCGGGTATCAACAAAAACGCATCTTCAACGAACTCTACAACGACCTTGAGTCGATCGGTGGGACTATTCTCGTGGTTCTGGACGAGATCGATAACATCGGCTCGGATGACGATATTCTGTACGAGCTTCCACGAGCACGCTCGCAATTGGATCTCGATGTGAAAATCGGTGTGGTCGGCATCTCGAACGACTTCAAGTTCCGAGAAAACCTCTCTCCGAAAGTCAAGGACACTCTCTGCGAAGAGGAAATCTTGTTCCCTCCGTACGACGCGACTGAACTGCAGAATATTCTCAAGCACCGAGCCGATATCGCGCTCTACGACGATGTCCTCGAATCAGATGTAATCCCATTGTGCGCAGCATTCTCTGCACAGGACTCGGGATCTGCTCGGCAGGCATTACGGTTACTCCGGAAAGCAGCTGATATCGCCGAGAACGACGCGATGGCGGGTGGAGAGGCGAAAATCACCGAAGACCACGTTCGGGAGGCCGAGCATCAGATCCAACGACAACAGGTTGTCGAAGGGATGCATTCGTTGACCCGGCAGGGGCAATATGTATTGCTGACTGTCTGTCAGCTAGCGGCAGAGGGAGAAACACCCGAACGGACGAAACTGATCTATGAGCGCTATCGAGAGGTTCTTCGTAATCACGGCAGTGAACCACTGAAACGCAGGCGAGTACACGACCACCTGTCGGATTTGAGCCTCCACGGGATCTTACGGTTGGTCGACTCGTCGAGTGGACGCGGGAACTACAACGAATACGAGCTTGATGTCTCTCTGTCGTCGGCCCTCGACGCACTCGAGAGCGAACTAGGTGAGCTCAACGACATTCGTGAAACTGCCAAGCGGCATCGGGTTCTGGAGTGA
- a CDS encoding Cdc6/Cdc18 family protein: MIRDARVLRAGFVPREVEHRDAEVNHLSSVLEPITNGEPADTAIVTGPSGTGKTCISKFVTERLREEVLDVEAIYVNCWRNYTRFRTLYQILDDLGATIDIHRQSTPHDELVDRLQQHDGPRTVVILDEVDQLEDPSVIYDLHSLPQFAIICIANKEEELFGRVDDRLVSRLRSSEHVRMDKYHDDQLYDILSARAKWGLDEDVITDDQLYRIADAAAGDARLAIGILRTAASKADRENQERITNDILLDAAEDARAQIKQKSIDSLTPHQRVVYNIVRDHEPLGPSEIHDRYTEKVDDPRTKRTVRTYLSKMVQYNLVDAEGTSRDREYSLVGSEAASPMQ, from the coding sequence ATGATCCGCGATGCTCGCGTTCTCCGGGCCGGGTTCGTTCCTCGGGAAGTTGAGCATCGCGACGCCGAAGTCAACCACCTCTCTAGCGTTCTCGAGCCCATCACGAACGGAGAACCCGCCGACACCGCTATCGTCACCGGACCCAGCGGAACCGGGAAGACGTGCATCTCGAAGTTCGTCACGGAACGACTTCGAGAAGAGGTCCTCGACGTCGAGGCCATCTACGTCAACTGCTGGCGGAACTACACGCGGTTCCGCACGCTCTACCAGATCCTCGACGACCTCGGCGCCACCATCGACATCCACCGACAGTCGACACCGCACGACGAACTCGTCGACCGCCTCCAGCAACACGACGGCCCGCGAACCGTCGTCATCCTGGACGAAGTCGACCAACTGGAGGACCCCAGCGTCATTTACGACCTCCACAGCCTCCCGCAGTTCGCGATCATCTGTATCGCGAACAAGGAAGAAGAGCTGTTCGGCCGCGTCGACGATCGCCTCGTGAGTCGCCTGCGGTCCAGCGAGCACGTCCGGATGGACAAGTACCACGACGACCAGCTGTACGACATCCTGAGCGCTCGCGCGAAATGGGGGCTCGACGAGGATGTCATCACCGACGACCAACTCTACCGCATCGCCGATGCAGCCGCCGGCGATGCCCGCCTCGCTATCGGCATCCTTCGAACAGCGGCTAGCAAGGCTGACCGCGAGAACCAGGAGCGGATCACCAACGACATCCTCCTGGACGCCGCCGAGGATGCCCGGGCCCAGATTAAGCAGAAGAGCATCGATTCACTCACGCCACACCAGCGCGTCGTTTACAACATTGTTCGCGATCACGAGCCACTCGGGCCGAGCGAGATTCACGACCGCTATACCGAGAAGGTCGACGATCCTCGGACGAAACGGACAGTGCGGACGTATCTCTCCAAGATGGTCCAGTACAACCTCGTCGATGCGGAAGGCACGAGCCGGGACCGGGAGTACTCACTCGTCGGTTCGGAAGCTGCGTCGCCGATGCAGTAA